In Pedobacter sp. WC2423, the following are encoded in one genomic region:
- a CDS encoding sensor histidine kinase: MNKNHTTRALLIACIIIVCTLSFIQYYLVRNTYQLTRNDFYKEIKEKILSITGSPVMLSLAERTKANLRQTVTQYVTHPIDKAIFLKLLKRNTQESGNQASIYLKNIFNKDPGIQGISYKSQFDEIIYEIDGKSDTLLSAKAKPVIFSGDDFHTADVITVNKDMTLSTGENLRILIKQSNHIDASSHEKEVFKRMAGILSLAIGLIVAVIILLYLVFSAMIRQKKLAEMKTDFANNITHELKTPLSSVSIILKSILLKEVQTKPALLNDLLHSLNRQHGKIRQLVDSVLDSAMVTAIKVEQKELEITGFLHEYVNDLAIANHELITEIGTKPQILLTNAMTLEKILNILVDNAAKYSEEGSPVHLTASHSQTHYHIEIGDQGAGIPVQYQQHIFDKFYRIPEENKHTVKGLGLGLYLAKQAALQLGAELVVKSKPGKGSTFQISLPI, encoded by the coding sequence ATGAATAAAAATCACACGACCAGAGCCCTTTTAATAGCATGCATAATCATTGTATGCACTTTATCATTTATACAGTATTATCTGGTCAGAAACACTTACCAGCTGACCAGGAATGACTTTTATAAAGAGATCAAAGAAAAAATACTCAGCATTACGGGTAGTCCTGTTATGTTATCTTTAGCAGAGCGAACCAAGGCAAATCTGCGTCAGACAGTTACTCAATATGTAACTCATCCAATAGACAAAGCTATTTTTCTGAAATTACTGAAACGCAATACACAGGAATCCGGTAATCAAGCCAGTATTTACCTGAAAAATATATTCAATAAAGATCCAGGTATTCAAGGCATAAGTTATAAATCGCAATTCGATGAAATCATTTATGAGATTGACGGAAAATCCGACACATTGCTCTCTGCGAAAGCAAAACCTGTCATCTTTTCTGGTGATGACTTCCATACTGCGGATGTGATTACAGTAAATAAAGATATGACACTGAGTACTGGAGAAAATTTACGCATCTTAATCAAACAGTCGAATCACATAGATGCTTCAAGCCACGAAAAAGAAGTTTTTAAACGGATGGCTGGCATATTATCTCTTGCTATTGGTTTAATTGTAGCCGTAATTATTTTATTGTATCTGGTTTTTAGTGCAATGATCAGACAAAAAAAACTGGCAGAGATGAAAACGGATTTTGCTAATAACATTACACATGAACTGAAAACTCCTTTAAGTTCTGTAAGTATCATCTTGAAAAGTATTTTATTAAAAGAAGTCCAGACAAAACCAGCCCTGCTAAATGATTTGTTACACTCATTAAACAGGCAACATGGAAAAATAAGGCAGCTCGTGGATAGTGTACTGGACAGTGCAATGGTAACGGCTATAAAAGTTGAACAGAAAGAATTGGAAATTACTGGATTTCTGCATGAATATGTGAATGATTTAGCTATTGCCAATCACGAATTGATAACTGAAATAGGGACAAAGCCGCAAATACTGCTGACCAATGCTATGACGCTGGAAAAGATATTAAATATATTAGTAGACAACGCTGCAAAATATAGTGAAGAAGGTTCGCCGGTTCATTTAACAGCTTCTCACAGTCAAACTCATTATCATATAGAAATTGGTGATCAGGGAGCTGGTATTCCGGTACAGTATCAGCAACATATCTTTGATAAGTTTTACCGCATTCCGGAGGAAAATAAACATACAGTTAAAGGCTTGGGCCTTGGATTATACCTGGCTAAACAAGCGGCTTTACAGCTCGGTGCTGAGCTTGTTGTAAAAAGCAAACCAGGCAAAGGCAGTACATTTCAAATCAGCTTACCTATATGA
- a CDS encoding response regulator transcription factor: MSIKVLIVEDDIDLGNLLKQYLEINNFQAHRVYNGVEAREELKRKNYDILIIDVMMPKEDGFTLAEKLVQTYPQLPFLFVTARKLKEDILHGLKLGADDYILKPFDADELIQRVRNILKRTKINPVSQEIIQIGIYKLEPANLMLTCLEEAKLLTEKEAQLLHYLCLHQNQIIKRNDILNHLWKESDFFNGRSMDVFISRLRKYLAQDKTIHIESIRGIGFRFIIDQ, translated from the coding sequence ATGAGTATTAAAGTATTAATTGTGGAAGATGATATTGATCTGGGAAACTTGTTGAAACAGTATTTGGAAATAAACAATTTTCAAGCGCACCGGGTATATAATGGTGTTGAAGCCCGTGAAGAACTGAAAAGGAAAAATTATGATATCTTAATCATTGATGTGATGATGCCAAAAGAAGATGGTTTCACACTCGCAGAAAAACTGGTACAGACTTATCCGCAACTCCCCTTTTTATTTGTAACTGCCCGTAAACTAAAAGAGGACATTTTGCACGGTCTTAAACTAGGTGCCGATGATTATATTCTAAAACCCTTTGATGCAGACGAGCTGATACAGCGGGTCAGGAACATTTTAAAGCGAACGAAGATTAATCCGGTTTCACAGGAAATCATTCAAATTGGCATTTATAAACTCGAACCAGCGAATTTAATGCTTACTTGTTTGGAAGAAGCAAAGTTACTCACAGAAAAAGAGGCTCAGTTACTTCACTACCTATGCCTGCATCAGAACCAGATCATTAAGCGGAATGATATACTCAACCACTTATGGAAAGAATCTGATTTCTTTAACGGCCGGAGTATGGATGTATTTATCAGCAGGCTGAGAAAGTATTTAGCACAAGATAAAACCATTCATATAGAAAGTATAAGAGGAATTGGCTTCCGCTTTATCATTGATCAGTGA
- a CDS encoding outer membrane beta-barrel protein yields the protein MMKLRIIMLLVAWLITISNFAAAQNNLTLSGQVNSNIPLDGATVSLYKTADSIPVQTAITDSKGAFSLAHLKPGAYRITVIMIGHSVYKGDSFQLNVNTVLPVIQLQQTGLALQEVSISSHKALIEKKIDRTVINVDAMISSAGSTVYEVLEKSPGIRIDQSGGVSLKGKGAAIFIDDKPAYLSGADLESYLKSLPSSTIDQIELMTNPPAKYDAAGNGGIINIRTKKSKIKGFNGGANLSYVQGKYARTNNSFNFNYRYHKMNFFGNVGYTVINNYSDLDINRHFENVNAEVVANFLQHSFSRTTGQSYTSKIGMDYYLSDKTTFGIGLTGLYRPSKQKMLVESVFTNAQHLMDSTVLADNREKNKFKNIGVNLNYRHLYDKNGRELTADIDYVNYNTQNDQLFDNNSYPKGVLPANNYLLTGSLPAQINIYSAKIDYSHPLKSGVKLETGLKTSYTQTDNIADYFYTVNQVTKPDYNKINHFLYIEHINAAYVNVNKDFNQLTVQAGLRLENTVSDGHQLGNAQKTDSTFKRNYTGFFPTLFLQYKLDTAGTNLLSMDYGRRIERPYYQDLNPFLAPIDKFTYYTGNPFLKPSYTNSIELSHTYKGKFTTSLSYGKSIDQVNETIEIVNGIYYSRPGNIGKATVKSLSFDGSFDLASWFNFHFYGQVTNIHTVSAFYTGQLDTKGTFFYLKPILQFKAGKDWTIQLDGYYQSKVTNAQFVAGEQKRINVAVAKKISPGTTVKLVVNDMFHSYVNSGVINNLALTSADYHNVSDSRTAVLSLSYRFGKAISNLRKHEGNGAESEQKRVKN from the coding sequence ATGATGAAACTTAGAATTATAATGCTACTGGTCGCCTGGCTGATTACAATCTCAAACTTTGCAGCTGCACAAAATAACTTAACATTAAGTGGTCAGGTCAATAGCAATATTCCATTGGATGGTGCTACTGTTTCCCTTTATAAAACTGCTGATTCAATACCTGTTCAAACAGCAATAACAGATTCGAAAGGTGCGTTTAGTTTAGCTCATTTAAAACCCGGTGCTTACAGGATTACTGTAATAATGATCGGACATTCAGTTTATAAGGGAGATAGTTTCCAATTAAATGTGAATACGGTTTTACCCGTTATCCAGTTGCAGCAAACCGGACTAGCTTTACAAGAGGTCAGCATAAGCAGCCATAAAGCTTTGATAGAAAAAAAGATAGACCGTACCGTGATCAATGTAGATGCAATGATCAGCAGTGCAGGAAGTACTGTTTATGAAGTCCTGGAGAAATCTCCAGGTATTAGGATTGATCAAAGTGGAGGGGTCAGCTTAAAGGGAAAAGGTGCTGCTATATTTATTGATGATAAGCCTGCCTATCTTTCAGGAGCAGATCTGGAAAGTTATTTAAAATCTTTGCCTTCGTCTACCATTGATCAGATTGAGCTGATGACTAATCCACCAGCTAAATATGATGCGGCCGGGAATGGCGGGATTATCAATATCAGAACGAAGAAAAGTAAAATAAAAGGGTTTAATGGTGGCGCTAACCTAAGTTATGTTCAGGGGAAATATGCACGAACCAATAATAGTTTTAACTTCAATTACCGTTATCATAAAATGAACTTTTTTGGGAACGTCGGGTATACAGTCATTAATAACTATAGCGATCTGGATATTAACAGGCATTTTGAAAATGTAAATGCAGAAGTCGTTGCTAACTTTTTACAGCATTCTTTTTCCCGCACAACCGGACAAAGTTATACAAGTAAGATCGGTATGGATTATTATTTATCTGATAAAACCACTTTTGGCATTGGATTGACCGGGCTATACCGTCCTTCGAAACAAAAAATGCTTGTTGAAAGTGTTTTTACAAATGCTCAGCATTTGATGGATTCTACTGTACTGGCGGATAACAGAGAAAAGAATAAATTCAAAAATATTGGTGTTAATTTAAATTACAGGCATTTATATGATAAAAATGGCAGGGAATTAACGGCGGATATAGATTATGTAAACTATAACACTCAGAATGATCAGTTATTTGATAACAATAGTTATCCGAAGGGCGTACTGCCTGCAAACAATTATTTATTAACCGGATCTCTGCCTGCACAGATTAATATATATTCAGCTAAAATAGATTACTCGCATCCTTTGAAAAGCGGTGTCAAACTGGAAACAGGACTTAAAACCAGCTATACGCAGACTGACAATATCGCCGATTATTTTTATACTGTAAACCAGGTTACCAAACCTGATTATAACAAGATCAATCATTTTTTATATATAGAGCATATTAATGCGGCCTATGTAAATGTAAATAAAGATTTTAACCAGTTAACTGTACAGGCTGGACTGAGGTTGGAGAATACAGTTTCTGATGGACATCAGTTAGGCAATGCACAGAAAACTGATTCTACGTTTAAACGTAATTATACAGGATTTTTTCCTACGCTGTTTTTACAATACAAGCTGGACACAGCGGGCACTAATTTGCTCAGCATGGATTATGGAAGAAGAATTGAAAGACCTTATTATCAGGATTTAAACCCATTTTTGGCGCCGATTGATAAGTTTACTTATTATACAGGAAATCCCTTTTTGAAGCCGTCTTATACAAATAGCATTGAGTTGTCTCATACTTATAAAGGCAAATTTACAACGTCGCTGAGTTATGGGAAATCAATAGATCAGGTGAATGAAACTATCGAAATTGTTAACGGTATTTACTACAGCAGACCAGGAAATATCGGGAAGGCTACAGTGAAGTCGCTATCTTTTGATGGGAGTTTTGATCTGGCCTCCTGGTTTAACTTTCATTTTTATGGACAAGTAACCAATATTCATACAGTCAGTGCATTTTATACTGGTCAGTTGGATACGAAAGGAACATTCTTCTACTTAAAACCAATATTACAGTTTAAAGCCGGAAAAGACTGGACGATACAGCTGGATGGTTATTATCAGAGTAAAGTAACGAATGCTCAGTTTGTTGCTGGCGAACAGAAAAGGATTAATGTAGCCGTTGCTAAAAAAATATCACCGGGTACCACAGTTAAGCTGGTGGTTAATGATATGTTTCATTCGTATGTGAATAGTGGTGTGATTAATAATTTAGCACTGACCAGCGCTGATTATCATAATGTAAGTGATAGCCGTACCGCGGTTCTTTCTTTAAGCTACAGGTTTGGTAAAGCTATTTCCAATTTGCGCAAACATGAAGGAAACGGTGCGGAAAGTGAACAAAAGCGGGTAAAGAACTAA
- a CDS encoding MauE/DoxX family redox-associated membrane protein gives MILTILTYSITGIFIALWSYASFPKFRNLRYFRAILRSQAIPKWIVSPLTILLPLTEIGVIILLINSATRLFGMYLSLTMMSIFTIYVAGIMYQAYERYPCPCGGFFSHMGWRKHFKVNIALTLLALAGVILLERLPH, from the coding sequence ATGATACTTACAATCTTAACCTATTCCATCACTGGCATCTTCATCGCACTTTGGTCTTATGCATCGTTCCCAAAGTTTCGTAATCTGAGATATTTCAGAGCAATACTACGCAGTCAGGCTATTCCTAAATGGATTGTTTCTCCGCTTACCATATTGCTGCCATTAACTGAAATCGGAGTTATTATTTTACTGATCAATTCTGCAACCAGGCTCTTTGGGATGTATCTTTCCCTAACGATGATGTCCATTTTCACCATTTATGTGGCGGGAATCATGTATCAGGCTTACGAAAGATATCCATGTCCATGCGGAGGTTTTTTCAGCCATATGGGGTGGAGAAAACATTTCAAAGTGAATATTGCCCTAACCTTGCTTGCTTTAGCTGGCGTGATCTTGCTGGAACGTTTACCGCATTAG